Proteins co-encoded in one Hypanus sabinus isolate sHypSab1 chromosome 6, sHypSab1.hap1, whole genome shotgun sequence genomic window:
- the LOC132395540 gene encoding uncharacterized protein LOC132395540 isoform X1, producing MPHKQRTKKITTAKTAQVGTESRPTSTEEPRTQEQHTTGETEKETAAASAISKGKDQRELRKRKGTSMRKREQLELQNPAMTETDSESESEREPDSLEKSDEDGEEDESSSENTKKTLRQIMHKLEKLNALKVIKSNQKVIKEKITNMEAMFDKMTKKQEKMEKKITDLDVKMEEMDGRMKKMEDGNDAWTSERKQLVGKIDKLENFSRHNNIKIVGLKEGTEGEDPIKFFQKWIPEKLEMGKETLIEIERVHRALRPRSQDDQICDQF from the coding sequence atgcctcataaacagaggacgaagaaaattactaccgcgaagaccgctcaagttggaacagaatcaaggcctacttctactgaagaaccACGGACTCAGgaacaacacaccaccggtgaaacagaaaaggagaccgcggcagcatcggccatttctaaagggaaagatcaacgagaactgcgcaagcgtaaaggaacgagcatgcgcaaaagagagcaactagaactacaaaacccagcaatgactgaaaccgacagtgaaagtgagtctgagagagagccggactctctggaaaaatcagacgaagatggagaagaagatgaaagttcctctgaaaatacaaaaaagactttgaggcaaataatgcataaattagaaaaattaaatgcattaaaagtaattaaaagtaaccaaaaagtaattaaagaaaaaataacaaatatggaggctatgtttgataaaatgacaaagaaacaggaaaaaatggaaaagaaaattacagatttggatgtcaaaatggaagaaatggatggaagaatgaagaagatggaagatggtaatgatgcctggacatcagaaagaaaacaactcgtgggaaaaattgataagcttgaaaattttagtagacacaacaatattaaaattgttggacttaaagaaggtaccgaaggagaagacccaataaagttttttcaaaaatggattcctgaaaaattggaaatgggaaaagaaactttaattgagattgaaagggtgcacagagccttaagaccaagatctcaagatgatcaaatctgcgatcaattttga